A DNA window from Turicibacter sp. TJ11 contains the following coding sequences:
- a CDS encoding type II toxin-antitoxin system PemK/MazF family toxin, with protein MGYLINDLRATLKNKYDKNQSTSVSIEALHEIQNVFAHTGIMLSQGKLERTVNYAHFQDLWIQNEYKKLNNNYYNYSRGDIISSVDLGTCNIGTEIRYPHPCVVLYDNHEDWVIVAPITAATKDKSTGETIIHEFEVFAQKSRATTNRKNLYLFKKDSVIQVDQITRVSKYRILNKKRFKLREELLNEIDNIILKKYIPKKDELLEKLKVVISDQKSIIEQKEKEIEDLKNTIINQKQRIEQLNVEIENIKGEIKK; from the coding sequence ATGGGTTATTTAATTAATGATTTACGAGCTACTCTAAAAAATAAATATGATAAAAATCAGTCTACTTCTGTTTCTATAGAAGCATTGCATGAAATACAAAATGTATTTGCTCATACAGGCATAATGTTAAGTCAAGGTAAGCTAGAACGCACTGTAAATTATGCTCATTTTCAGGATCTTTGGATACAAAATGAATATAAGAAGTTAAATAATAATTATTATAACTATAGCCGTGGGGATATTATTTCCTCAGTAGATTTAGGGACTTGTAATATTGGAACCGAAATACGTTATCCTCATCCTTGTGTTGTTTTATATGATAATCATGAAGATTGGGTTATTGTAGCTCCTATTACGGCTGCAACAAAAGATAAGTCAACAGGAGAGACTATTATCCATGAATTCGAAGTGTTTGCTCAAAAATCGAGAGCTACTACTAATCGGAAAAATCTTTATCTATTTAAGAAAGATTCCGTCATACAGGTGGACCAAATTACTCGGGTAAGTAAATATAGAATACTTAATAAAAAACGATTTAAACTGCGAGAAGAACTGTTAAATGAGATTGATAACATTATTTTGAAAAAGTATATTCCTAAAAAGGATGAATTACTTGAAAAATTAAAAGTAGTGATTTCTGATCAGAAATCTATTATAGAGCAAAAAGAGAAAGAAATTGAAGATTTAAAAAATACTATCATTAATCAAAAACAACGAATTGAACAGCTAAATGTAGAAATCGAAAATATAAAAGGAGAAATAAAAAAATAG
- a CDS encoding VanZ family protein, with the protein MKKGLLGCFVLVMIGFILYQGTRSISTSLQSSDYLVYKLMNLFEKVRAYHEEELYRLLHVLVRKGAHLFEYAMLGTLLYLLFKCFKQREHNCWIYALFLVLLCATMDEFFQSFVGRTSSVRDVLIDFSGAIIGMSVISLLTLSFGKVRLRR; encoded by the coding sequence ATGAAGAAAGGGTTATTGGGATGTTTTGTTTTAGTGATGATCGGATTCATTCTTTATCAGGGGACACGCTCGATCAGTACGTCTTTACAGAGCAGTGACTATCTGGTTTACAAACTGATGAATCTATTTGAAAAAGTGAGAGCTTATCATGAAGAAGAACTTTATCGACTCCTTCATGTATTGGTGCGTAAAGGAGCTCATTTATTTGAATACGCCATGCTTGGAACCCTCCTTTACTTACTCTTTAAATGTTTCAAACAACGTGAGCACAATTGTTGGATCTATGCCTTATTTTTAGTACTACTTTGTGCCACGATGGATGAATTTTTCCAGTCTTTTGTTGGGCGAACGTCATCGGTACGTGATGTACTCATTGATTTTAGTGGAGCGATCATAGGAATGAGTGTGATTAGTCTACTAACTCTTAGTTTTGGAAAGGTAAGATTAAGACGTTAA